The proteins below come from a single Arthrobacter sp. zg-Y1171 genomic window:
- a CDS encoding alpha/beta fold hydrolase: MNAQAVIQRNNVRVLGRPDGPVLLLVQGFGCDQVIWDPILPFFTDAYKVVLFDHVGTGEADPEAYNAAKYADLEGYLGDLIEVLDALDVQDATIVGHSIAGTMALAASARTPRIARLILLCTSPCYVNDEGYSGGFAPGDIQKVIDAVEANYPLWARTMSAGIAGADAGPEINDILADRLCRLHPEYVRDFLRMSFATDIRHLLPLVSVPTLVLQSRADPLTPETASLYLHRHLPGSTLVELETRGNMPHIINPRETAEAILQYLPTVQA; the protein is encoded by the coding sequence TGAATGCCCAGGCAGTAATCCAGCGCAACAACGTCCGGGTGCTTGGACGTCCCGATGGCCCTGTGCTGCTGCTGGTCCAGGGCTTTGGCTGCGACCAGGTGATCTGGGACCCGATCCTGCCGTTCTTCACGGACGCCTACAAAGTGGTGCTGTTTGATCATGTAGGAACCGGGGAGGCCGATCCGGAGGCTTACAACGCAGCAAAATACGCTGATCTGGAAGGTTATCTGGGCGACCTCATCGAGGTGCTGGATGCCCTGGATGTGCAGGACGCCACCATCGTGGGGCACAGCATTGCCGGCACCATGGCGCTGGCCGCCTCAGCGCGCACCCCTCGGATTGCACGCCTCATCCTGCTCTGCACCTCGCCCTGCTACGTCAACGACGAGGGCTATTCGGGTGGATTCGCCCCCGGCGACATCCAGAAGGTTATTGATGCGGTGGAGGCCAACTACCCCCTCTGGGCGAGGACGATGAGCGCGGGCATAGCGGGAGCGGACGCAGGCCCGGAGATCAATGACATATTGGCGGACCGGCTGTGCCGGTTGCATCCGGAGTACGTGCGGGACTTCCTGCGAATGAGCTTTGCCACGGACATCCGGCACCTGCTGCCCCTGGTATCTGTTCCGACCCTGGTGCTGCAGTCGCGGGCCGACCCGCTGACCCCGGAAACGGCGTCGTTGTACCTGCACCGGCATCTCCCCGGCAGCACGCTTGTGGAACTGGAAACGCGCGGCAACATGCCGCACATCATCAACCCCCGAGAGACGGCCGAGGCCATCCTCCAGTACCTGCCGACGGTTCAGGCATGA